Proteins from one Pleuronectes platessa chromosome 16, fPlePla1.1, whole genome shotgun sequence genomic window:
- the kat8 gene encoding histone acetyltransferase KAT8 produces MMTGGSDFHKNYNKEPECPMEVESGLMEPERGELDSSVPAACSSNGSGGEEDEAEAVGRGRQAGGSSSLHTPGGGFCGGREQEVSVEIGETYLCQRADKTWHTAEVIQSRLNEQEGREEFYVHYVGFNRRLDEWVGKARLALTKTVKDAVRKSTEIGIVGDLGDQPERKITRNQKRKHDEINHVQKTYAEMDPTTAALEKEHEAITKVKYVDKIQIGNFEIDAWYFSPFPEDYGKQPKLWICEYCLKYMKYEKTFRHHLSNCQWKQPPGKEIYRRSNISVFEVDGRDHKIYCQNLCLLAKLFLDHKTLYFDVEPFIFYILTEVNKQGAHIVGYFSKEKESPDGNNVACILTLPPYQRRGYGKFLIAFSYELSKLESTVGSPEKPLSDLGKLSYRSYWSWVLLEILRDFRGTLSIKDLSQMTSITQSDIISTLQSLNMVKYWKGQHVICVTPKLVEEHLKSAQYKKPPITVDTMCLKWAPPKNKQVKLSKK; encoded by the exons ATGATGACTGGCGGCAGCGACTTCCACAAGAACTACAACAAGGAGCCGGAGTGTCCGATGGAGGTGGAGTCCGGCCTCATGGAGCCCGAGCGGGGGGAGCTGGACTCCAGCGTCCCGGCCGCCTGCTCCTCGAACGGCAGCGGcggggaggaggacgaggcggAGGCCGTCGGCCGCGGCAGGCAAGCCGGGGGCTCGAGTAGTCTGCACACGCCGGGCGGAGGCTTCTGCGGCGGCAGAGAGCAAGAAGTGTCGGTGGAGATCGGAGAAACGTATTTATGTCAAAGAGCCGATAAAACATGGC ACACAGCTGAGGTGATCCAGTCCAGACTGAACGAGCAGGAGGGCAGAGAGGAGTTCTATGTTCACTATGTGGGAT TCAACCGGCGCCTGGACGAGTGGGTGGGGAAGGCCCGGCTGGCGCTCACCAAGACGGTGAAGGACGCGGTGAGGAAGAGCACGGAGATCGGAATAGTCGGGGACTTGGGCGACCAGCCGGAAAGGAAGATCACACGCAACCAGAAGAGGAAGCACGATGAGATCAACCACGTGCAGAAG ACGTACGCAGAGATGGACCCAACGACAGCTGCACTGGAGAAGGAGCATGAGGcg ATCACTAAAGTGAAATACGTGGATAAGATCCAGATTGGAAACTTTGAGATCGATGCCTGGTacttctcaccgtttccagaggaTTACGGGAAACAGCCCAAACTGTGGATCTGCGAGTACTGTCTCAAATACATGAAGTATGAGAAGACCTTCAGGCATCACCTG TCCAATTGTCAGTGGAAGCAGCCTCCAGGAAAAGAAATCTACCGGAGGAGCAACATATCAGTGTTTGAAGTGGATGGACGAGACCACAAG ATCTACTGTCAGAATCTCTGTCTACTAGCGAAACTGTTTCTCGACCACAAGACGCTCTATTTTGACGTGGAGCCGTTTATCTTCTACATCCTCACTGAAGTCAATAAACAGGGAGCGCACATAGTCGGCTACTTCTCCAAA GAGAAAGAGTCGCCGGACGGGAACAACGTGGCGTGTATCCTCACGCTGCCGCCGTACCAGCGCAGAGGCTACGGGAAGTTTCTCATAGCTTTCA gctatGAGCTGTCTAAGCTGGAGAGCACCGTCGGTTCTCCTGAGAAGCCTCTGTCTGACCTCGGGAAGTTGAGCTACCGAAGCTACTGGTCCTGGGTTCTGTTGGAGATCCTCAGGGACTTCAGAGGAACGCTGTCCATCAAAGACCTCAG CCAGATGACCAGCATCACGCAGAGCGACATCATCAGCACGCTGCAGTCGCTCAACATGGTGAAGTACTGGAAAGGTCAACACGTGATCTGTGTGACGCCCAAACTGGTGGAGGAGCATCTGAAGAGCGCCCAGTACAAGAAACCCCCGATCACAG TCGACACCATGTGCTTGAAGTGGGCGcctccaaaaaacaaacaagtcaaGTTGTCGAAGAAGTGA
- the anapc2 gene encoding anaphase-promoting complex subunit 2, whose product MEDSVMESDPAEVSAPAPLHGVADAWESVTAALVSPGGSGPEPGLSDSLALLCAHGLGRLLGGWLLETLQMRLSSSVVPEFWSGLKQPENELEERDRAWVLLTVFRTLLDRLEPFLGGLERLGMWQEEGRGGLCGPGPRGLQERAFTIIRALLLFSPSPVLQERVLEFYSRTFSVYMNQEGVGEEGAEAPEVPEGGVCRGCGVPSQQCWCQEALDQLKELSHILSKLQLLEWVSSEAVTSILHKLIEQRMEQHCRGEYECSFLLEFQEWLELVLGWLSKVFASKADADGTTPSIPCTPSAPSAQAGQPGSSILKQWRCHMHQFFCRIYVNMRIEELFSIIRDFPESKAAIEDLKFCLERTNQRQQLLTSLKSAFESRLLHPGVHTSDILTVYISAIKALRELDPSMVILQVACQPIRKYLRTREDTVRQIVAGLTGDAEGCTDLASELSRGDPVTLEMQDSDEEGTEPEDWTPDPTDAVPDKMGSKRRSSDIISLLVSIYGSKDIFIDEYRAVLADRLLHQLNYNTAREIRNVELLKLRFGESHMHYCEVMLKDMADSRRINSNIREEESRLGEEEEQPPLSLSSIILSSEFWPPLKEEKLELPPVVCQAMEAYTHRYEKLKAMRTLSWKPHLGSVTLDVELEDRTLTNLTVSPIHAAIILHFQEKSSWTLEELSVKLGAPRELVHRKIALWQQHGVLREEAAGRYYVVETGSSKEKMERGVMLIDSDEERDSNTTTQSEQREEKLQLFWAYIQAMLTNLDSMTLDRIHSMLRMFVATGPVVTEMDVNELEAFLQRKVREHQLMVSAGVYRLPKSN is encoded by the exons ATGGAGGACAGTGTGATGGAGTCGGACCCGGCGGAGGTCTCTGCCCCGGCTCCTCTTCACGGGGTCGCGGACGCGTGGGAGAGTGTCACTGCAGCGCTG GTGTCCCCTGGCGGCTCGGGGCCGGAGCCGGGCCTCTCGGACTCTCTGGCCCTGCTCTGTGCTCATGGGCTGGGGCGGCTGCTGGGCGGCTGGCTGCTGGAGACTCTGCAGATGCGTTTGTCGTCGTCTGTGGTTCCTGAGTTCTGGTCCGGACTCAAGCAGCCAGAGAACGAGCTGGAGGAAAGAGACCGGGCCTGGGTTCTCCTCACCGTCTTCCGGACGCTGCTGGACCGGCTGGAGCCGTTCCTGG gTGGTCTGGAGCGGCTGGGGATGTGGCAGGAAGAGGGTCGTGGTGGTCTCTGTGGCCCGGGGCCCAGGGGCCTCCAGGAGCGGGCCTTCACCATCATCAgggccctcctcctcttctccccatCACCTGTGCTCCAGGAGCGAGTGCTGGAGTTTTACAGCCGGACGTTCTCAGTCTACATGAACcaggagggggtgggggaggaAGGGGCCGAGGCTCCTGAGGTCCCAGAGGGGGGGGTCTGCCGTGGCTGTGGGGTCCCATCACAGCAGTGCTGGTGCCAGGAGGCTCTGGATCAACTGAAGGAGCTCAGCCACATTCT TTCcaaactgcagctgctggagtgGGTCAGCTCAGAGGCCGTCACCTCCATCCTCCACAAGCTCATCGAGCAGCGGATGGAGCAGCACTGCCGCGGCGAGTACGAGTGTTCGTTCCTGCTCGAGTTCCAGGAG TggctggagctggtgctgggcTGGCTGAGCAAAGTGTTCGCAAGCAAGGCGGACGCCGACGGTACGACTCCCAGCATCCCCTGCACACCCAGCGCTCCCAGTGCCCAGGCCGGGCAGCCAGGCAGCTCCATCCTGAAGCAGTGGAGATGCCACATGCACCAGTTCTTCTGCAGGATCTACGTCAACATGAGGATCGAGGAGCTCTTCAGCATCATCAGAG ATTTCCCAGAATCCAAAGCTGCCATCGAGGACTTGAAGTTCTGTCTGGAAAGGACGAACCAGAGACAGCAGCTGCTCACCTCTTTAAAATCAGCTTTTGAGAGTCGTTTGCTGCACCCAG GCGTCCACACATCTGACATCCTCACAGTTTACATCTCAGCCATCAAGGCGCTGAGGGAGCTGGACCCGTCCATGGTCATCCTGCAGGTTGCCTGCCAACCAATCCGCAAATACCTCAG GACTCGGGAGGACACGGTGAGGCAGATCGTAGCCGGACTCACCGGGGACGCAGAGGGCTGCACCGACCTGGCGTCAGAGCTGTCCAGAGGAGACCCGGTGACTCTGGAGATGCAGGACAGTGACGAGGAAGGCACCGAACCAGAGGACTGGACTCCGGACCCCACGGACGCTGTTCCAG ATAAAATGGGTTCAAAGCGTCGCTCGTCGGACATCATCAGCCTCCTGGTCAGCATCTACGGCAGCAAGGACATCTTCATAGACGAGTACCGAGCCGTGCTGGCCGACCGGCTGCTGCACCAGCTCAATTACAACACTGCCAG GGAGATTCGTAACGTGGAGCTGCTGAAGCTCCGGTTCGGAGAGTCTCACATGCATTACTGTGAGGTCATGTTGAAG GACATGGCCGACTCTCGCAGGATCAACAGTAACATCCGGGAGGAGGAGTCGAGGctcggcgaggaggaggagcagccgcCGCTGTCCCTGTCGTCCATCATCCTGTCCTCCGAGTTCTGGCCTCCGctgaaggaggagaagctggagctgCCGCCGGTCGTCTGCCAGGCCATGGAGGCCTACACCCACCGCTACGAGAAGCTCAAG GCCATGAGGACGCTGAGCTGGAAGCCTCATCTGGGCTCGGTCACTCTGGACGTGGAGCTGGAGGATCGAACCCTCACCAACCTCACCGTGTCTCCCATCCACGCCGCCATCATCCTGCACTTCCAGGAGAAGA GCTCGTGGacgctggaggagctgagcgTGAAGCTGGGCGCCCCGAGGGAGCTGGTGCACAGGAAGATCGCTCTGTGGCAGCAGCACGGCGTGCTGAGGGAGGAGGCGGCCGGGCGCTACTACGTGGTGGAGACGGGCTCGTCcaaagagaagatggagagaggagtgaTGCTGATCGACAGCGACGAGGAGAGAGACTCCAACACCACGACCCAGTccgagcagagggaggagaagctgcag ctgTTCTGGGCCTACATCCAGGCCATGCTGACCAACCTGGACAGTATGACACTGGACCGGATCCACTCCATGCTCCGGATGTTCGTGGCCACGGGGCCTGTGGTCACTGAGATGGACGTGAACGAGCTGGAGGCCTTCCTGCAGAGGAAGGTCCGCGAGCATCAGCTGATGGTCTCTGCCGGCGTTTACAGACTCCCCAAATCCAACTGA
- the rnf25 gene encoding E3 ubiquitin-protein ligase RNF25, protein MAAECDVSSEIEVLQSIYLEELQVDRRHDGGWEVSLVLYPSTAEDSVSQFVRLTLTLTLDQQYPSSSPDISIHNPRGLSDDKLSSVQKCLQLEAQSSLGSPVLYQLIEKAKEILTESNIPHGNCVICLYGFKEGETFTKTSCYHYFHSHCLGRYASHSEKELRQRERELKEDKTRERTDYQELAVVCPVCREPLAYDVAQLLSSAAPQLPELDEAAIGSNFQKKWVRLQKLLEKQRSKGGIIDPEEESNRFLIHINEAPSENGNLDVDVSPGSLAPSASTVSPEETGFRVDQFDPGLSHCRGSGQGQRRHNHFRAPRRGGRFRPQHGRAAPVTEQLDKLSLSSDCTEGPIKAPAQGSLSYHMQVNAESCKLKMSRDVPAEQETLVPLDVHPGCKSGSENESSKYAADSAGGRGHRGRRRGPPRSVPHSGGPGPGRYHWEGRTPRSRGGGNNLHSRGAAPQRGQGSGFQQRVVEREEVL, encoded by the exons ATGGCAGCGGAGTGCGA TGTTTCTTCTGAGATCGAGGTGCTGCAGTCGATCTACCTGGAAGAGCTGCAGGTGGACAGGAGACACGACgg GGGCTGGGAGGTGAGTCTGGTTCTGTACCCGTCCACAGCGGAGGACTCCGTCTCTCAGTTTGTCCGtctcactctgaccttgacGCTGGATCAGCAG tATCCTTCGTCTTCTCCAGACATCTCCATTCATAACCCTCGGGGACTTTCTGATGACAAGCTCAGCAG TGTCCAGAAGTGTCTTCAGTTGGAGGCTCAGTCCAGTCTGGGCTCACCAGTGTTGTATCAGCTCATTGAG aaagcaaaagaaatCCTGACTGAGAGTAATATTCCTCATGGGAACTGTGTCATTTGTCTTTATGGATTTaag GAGGGAGAGACGTTCACCAAGACGAGCTGCTACCACTACTTCCACTCCCACTGCCTCGGGCGCTACGCCAGCCACTCTGAGAAGGAGCTCCgccagagggagagggagttaAAGGAGGATAAGACCAGGGAGAGGACAGACTATCAG GAGCTGGCTGTGGTGTGTCCGGTGTGCAGAGAACCTCTGGCGTATGATGTTGCTCAGCTTCTGTCGTCTGCTGCGCCACAGCTGCCCGAG CTGGACGAAGCTGCGATTGGGTCAAATTTTCAAAAGAAGTGGGTCAGACTGCAGAAGCTTCTGGAGAAGCAGAGATCTAAAGGAGGAATCATCGACCCAGAGGAGGAATCAAATCGCTTTCTGATCCATATCAATGAG GCTCCGTCTGAAAATGGAAACCTGGACGTAGATGTCTCCCCTGGCTCTCTGGCTCCGTCTGCCTCTACTGTGTCACCTGAGGAGACTGGATTCAGAGTGGATCAGTTCGATCCTGGACTGTCCCACTGCAGAGGCAGCGGTCAGGGCCAGAGGCGTCATAACCACTTTCGGGCCCCAAGGAGAGGAGGCCGGTTCAGGCCTCAGCACGGCCGAGCTGCCCCCGTCACAGAGCAGCTGGACaaactctctctgtcctcagacTGCACTGAAGGACCCATCAAAGCTCCAGCTCAGGGGAGTCTCAGCTATCACATGCAAGTAAACGCAGAATCGTGTAAGCTGAAGATGAGCAGGGACGTCCCCGCTGAGCAAGAGACACTCGTTCCTCTGGACGTTCACCCAGGGTGCAAGTCCGGTTCGGAAAATGAATCCTCAAAATATGCAGCAGACTCTGCGGGCGGCCGTGGTCATCGTGGAAGGAGGAGGGGTCCTCCCCGATCTGTCCCACACAGCGGGGGGCCCGGGCCTGGTCGATACCACTGGGAGGGGCGAACTCCAAGAAGCAGGGGAGGGGGCAATAacctccacagcagaggagctgcgCCCCAGCGGGGTCAGGGCAGTGGGTTCCAACAGAGggtggtggagagagaggaggtgctATGA